The genomic segment TTGTTGAGGCTGGTAGTTGCCAGCTTTGTTGGCTAAATTATAATCCTGTTCTTGATCATTAGTCTGAGCAGAAATGTTAGTTCCGTTGGCTAATTGATTTTCCATTTCTTCGATCATCTTTTTAACCATCTGTCCACCAACGGCTCCACATTCACGAGAAGTCATGTTACCCCAATAACCGGATTTATATTCATCAGAGACATTGAGTTCTTGGGCAGCTTCCTGCTTGAACTTATCCATAGCCTCCATGGCCATTGGATTAACTAATTGATTACCGTTATTTCGAACACTCATTATTTTCACCTCCTTTATCTTCATTTATCTTCATTACTAGTATTGATTAGATGTTTTAGTGTTATACTAGTATTTATCGCCAGTTCACTAACTCAATTCTAAATTAAGCAGAGAATGGTATAACGACTTTATCAGATTTTTCGGAGGTGCTCTAACAATTTTTAGTATTAATAGTATTTAGTAAATCGGCAGATTAATATGTTAGTAATTACAGGCAGATAATAAAGTAAAAGAAAGGGATTCAAAATTTTATACAGAATAAGGAATTAGAGGTGACTAAAATGCAGTATCAAGATATTTTAGAACAGGACATAACTGATTTAGATAATCTATATTTATTAATTGGCGATGAGGAATACTTGATGAAAGAATTTATTGATCAGTTTATTACAGAGTTTGTCGAGGAAGAATTTAAGGATTTTAATTTGGATACGATAAATGATAGTAATGATGGCTTTTTAACTAAATTAAGCAATTCAGTTAATCAACTTCCATTTATGGTTGACAGGCGAATTACAATTTTGAACGGAGAGCGTCTATTTACCAATAGATTTAATAAAGATGAAACTGAAGACTTAAAAGAATTATTAAATGATTTTGCTGAAACTTCAATTTTATTAGTAAAGACTACCAATCAACCTGATAAACGAAGAAAGTTGTATAAAGCTTTTAAAGAATCAGGACAGATTTTAGATTTTGAAAATTTAAAGTATAAAGCTTTGGATGAATGGATTGAAACAAGGGCTAACGAGTTAGGTAATAAGATTGATTCCAAGGCAGTTAAATTATTAGAAAAGATGTTCAATAATAATTTACAGCGTTTAGACAGCGAATTACAGAAGATATCGACTTTTTTAGGTTCAAAAGAAATAATGACTTTTAAGAAGGTGCGCCAGATTATTAGCAAGGATAGACTATTAAAGGAG from the Acetohalobium arabaticum DSM 5501 genome contains:
- the holA gene encoding DNA polymerase III subunit delta — its product is MQYQDILEQDITDLDNLYLLIGDEEYLMKEFIDQFITEFVEEEFKDFNLDTINDSNDGFLTKLSNSVNQLPFMVDRRITILNGERLFTNRFNKDETEDLKELLNDFAETSILLVKTTNQPDKRRKLYKAFKESGQILDFENLKYKALDEWIETRANELGNKIDSKAVKLLEKMFNNNLQRLDSELQKISTFLGSKEIMTFKKVRQIISKDRLLKENIIFDFVDAIGEQNNEQALHLLNQMINNGQSEIGLLMMIARQVRLILQCKELYQQGKKPQQIANRLNQHPYPIKKCIKQSKNFSISELEDILEQLLESNINLVTGEDKELELELLILKLGQIVNSN
- a CDS encoding alpha/beta-type small acid-soluble spore protein gives rise to the protein MSVRNNGNQLVNPMAMEAMDKFKQEAAQELNVSDEYKSGYWGNMTSRECGAVGGQMVKKMIEEMENQLANGTNISAQTNDQEQDYNLANKAGNYQPQQ